In a genomic window of Pirellulales bacterium:
- a CDS encoding DUF1559 domain-containing protein, translating to MQRRASGFTLVELLVVIAIIGVLVALLLPAIQAAREAARRTQCQNNLKQMALGCLNHHDTHKHFPTGGWGWFWAGDPDRGFGKDQPGGWVYNMLPYLEQGALHAQGKDGQPDVLTRDQREGSRRTLESPLDAITCPSRRPGGQTFPYKNSVGIYNALKPENCGRSDYAINAGSVWVETQNDNQFPQTYAAVAGFDNRWMEAALQASGRDAGAELNGISYQRSQIGIRQVSDGTSNTYLVGEKALTLTNYDTGDDPGDNETWCTGFNNDNYRKTAAGSNYLAPLALTPIQDAPEYPAAANGEGSRGFGSSHSGGVNMAYCDGSIHLISFDVDWIVHKNFGDRADGNVVSSR from the coding sequence ATGCAACGGCGAGCGTCGGGATTTACGTTGGTCGAGCTATTGGTCGTGATCGCCATCATCGGCGTGCTCGTGGCGTTGCTGTTGCCTGCAATCCAAGCGGCGCGGGAAGCGGCTCGCCGGACCCAATGCCAGAACAACCTCAAGCAGATGGCGCTGGGGTGCCTGAACCATCATGACACGCATAAGCACTTTCCCACCGGAGGGTGGGGATGGTTTTGGGCGGGCGATCCGGACCGCGGCTTCGGCAAGGATCAGCCGGGGGGATGGGTCTACAACATGCTTCCCTACCTCGAACAAGGCGCCTTGCACGCGCAGGGGAAGGACGGACAACCCGACGTGCTGACGCGCGATCAACGCGAGGGGAGCCGTCGCACGTTGGAATCGCCCCTAGATGCGATCACGTGTCCCTCGCGACGCCCGGGGGGACAGACCTTTCCTTACAAAAACTCCGTGGGCATCTACAACGCGCTGAAGCCGGAGAACTGCGGTCGCAGCGATTACGCAATCAACGCGGGATCGGTTTGGGTCGAGACGCAAAACGACAACCAATTTCCCCAGACGTATGCAGCCGTCGCCGGTTTTGACAATCGATGGATGGAAGCGGCTCTCCAGGCCTCCGGGCGCGACGCAGGCGCGGAACTCAACGGCATTTCGTACCAGCGCAGCCAGATCGGGATAAGACAAGTCTCGGACGGAACGTCCAACACCTATCTGGTCGGCGAGAAGGCGCTCACGCTGACCAACTACGACACGGGCGACGATCCCGGCGACAACGAAACTTGGTGCACCGGATTTAACAACGACAACTACCGCAAGACCGCTGCCGGCTCAAATTATCTGGCGCCCTTGGCCCTGACTCCGATTCAGGATGCGCCGGAATACCCGGCCGCCGCGAACGGCGAGGGGAGTCGCGGGTTCGGCTCTTCGCACTCAGGGGGAGTCAACATGGCGTACTGCGACGGCAGCATTCACCTGATCAGTTTCGACGTCGACTGGATCGTCCATAAGAACTTCGGCGATCGAGCCGACGGCAACGTCGTCAGCTCGCGCTAA
- a CDS encoding lamin tail domain-containing protein, whose protein sequence is METRSLLAVVINEIHYDPDLGTEQVEFLEFYNSGATAVDLSGWRIAAAVDYTFPAGSSIAPDEYLAVTQNAAHFQAKFGFAPFGQWETGRKLSNEGETIELRNAVNAVVDTVTYKLGFPWPTSGDYGSSIELINPALDNDLAGSWRSSGLASTPNAGATLVVPGTNWRYRKGITANPPTVANDPANNWRLTGFVEANDSTAWQTGAASIGYGDGDDATILSDMRNNYWSFYARKTFTISGPVPDRLTLRMYVDDGAIVWINGVEVQRFHVSPGDKNYNSASGFGNEAAWEEVTLTGASQYLVSGTNTIAVHVLNETLGSSDASFNLALSVPDDTVGQPTPGARNSVYAENAAPQMRQLNQSVLQPTSGQDVIVTIKATDPDGVQSVTLEYQLVDPGSYIRLTDAAYQTEWTTLVMRDDGLEGDAVAGDSVYTVVMPGMLQVHRRLVRYRITATDVLGASVRGPYADDAQPNFAYFVYDGVPDYTASLRPGVLPNETYSGDSLSAIATYHLIANATDVQNSQYNGSYNEVEFPGTLVYDGVVYDHIAFRNRGVASTYAVGKNKWKLEFNRGHYLQAYDNYGVPYKELWDEINVLPGTNPWWRNDVSTEGTVLFEPVAFKLYELAGAPSPKTTYFNFFVIDAASEAGANQYSGDFWGLYIGIEQPDGSFLNERGLPDGNIFNMHGSVFGSTTQRHQGSELPTNRSDLAAFLAGINSTSSLAWWEENLNWDSYFAWNLINHVVNNSDIRPNENVNYYHNQVDGKWYVIPWDLDLTFEDAPHHSQPVTTRENIRVLLNTYPAARLAYENRLREITDLLLANGDAAKVVEEIAGVLTLHSGDLTIVNANQAQWDYHPQKIKKGIWYKNFNPALLTNESFAGLVSYMQDFVSPGGYGYNLMSSQGSDANIPATPTISYVGAGTHPADGLVFQSSAFSDPQGSGTFAAMQWRVAKVDNADTAGHVVGTPYAYEIEGTWESGTLTTFANQMAVPAGVVQTGVTYRARVRMQDADGHWSHWSNAIEFVAGANESAPALAITELHYNPAPNPLVVDAQDLEFVEVMNYGTTTIDLEGVRLAAFASNPYVFGPGLSLAPGQRIVVPKNPTAFQAYYGTSVFIAGGGYGSANLSNGGETIELVAANGALIQSVTYDDAAPWPTAPDGNGPSLEIIDPQGNPDSPSNWRASAALGGSPGWDGLPGQPGDYNRDHAVDGSDFLAWQRTLGSRSPALFGADGSGDSVVDAIDLAVWQDNYGASAPLATAAALDLDGWILADELDQASAIGAVLSGDPAELPPAGQELTWRSAEYRRDVDAALSAWHEDELRPRRSRLAERIRSTPPALDFDTVGADKLRAGLASPFARISVRPS, encoded by the coding sequence TTGGAAACGAGAAGCCTGCTGGCCGTCGTGATCAACGAGATTCACTACGATCCGGATCTGGGGACGGAGCAGGTCGAGTTCCTCGAGTTCTACAACTCGGGCGCGACGGCCGTCGATCTCTCGGGCTGGCGAATCGCCGCTGCGGTCGACTACACGTTCCCTGCGGGATCGTCGATCGCACCCGACGAGTATCTGGCGGTGACTCAGAACGCCGCCCATTTCCAGGCCAAGTTCGGGTTCGCGCCGTTTGGCCAGTGGGAGACGGGACGCAAGCTCTCCAACGAAGGCGAAACAATCGAACTGCGCAATGCCGTGAACGCGGTCGTCGACACCGTGACGTACAAGCTGGGGTTTCCCTGGCCGACCTCCGGCGACTACGGCAGTTCGATCGAGTTGATCAATCCGGCGCTCGACAACGATCTGGCCGGCAGTTGGCGGTCGTCGGGTCTTGCGTCGACGCCGAACGCGGGGGCGACGCTCGTCGTTCCGGGAACCAATTGGCGGTATCGCAAAGGGATCACGGCCAATCCGCCGACCGTGGCGAACGATCCGGCGAACAACTGGCGATTGACTGGCTTCGTCGAGGCGAACGACTCCACGGCGTGGCAAACCGGCGCGGCGTCGATCGGCTACGGCGATGGCGACGACGCCACGATTCTGTCGGACATGCGGAACAACTACTGGTCGTTCTACGCCCGGAAGACGTTCACGATCAGCGGCCCCGTCCCCGATAGGCTGACCCTGCGGATGTACGTCGACGACGGGGCGATCGTCTGGATCAACGGCGTGGAAGTGCAACGGTTTCACGTCTCGCCGGGGGACAAGAACTACAACAGCGCATCGGGTTTCGGCAATGAAGCGGCGTGGGAGGAAGTCACTCTCACGGGCGCAAGCCAATATCTCGTGTCGGGGACGAACACGATCGCCGTGCACGTGCTGAACGAGACGCTGGGGAGCAGCGACGCATCGTTCAATCTGGCCCTGAGCGTACCCGACGACACGGTCGGCCAGCCGACCCCCGGCGCCAGGAATTCCGTGTACGCCGAGAACGCGGCGCCCCAGATGCGCCAATTGAACCAGTCCGTGTTGCAGCCGACGAGCGGGCAGGACGTGATCGTCACGATCAAGGCGACCGACCCCGACGGCGTGCAGAGCGTGACGCTCGAGTACCAACTGGTCGACCCCGGGTCTTACATTCGACTGACGGACGCGGCGTATCAGACGGAATGGACGACGCTGGTGATGCGCGACGACGGTCTCGAAGGGGACGCCGTGGCGGGCGACAGCGTCTACACCGTCGTCATGCCGGGGATGCTTCAGGTTCATCGCCGGTTGGTTCGCTATCGGATCACGGCGACCGACGTGCTGGGGGCCTCCGTCCGCGGACCGTACGCCGACGACGCCCAGCCGAACTTCGCCTACTTCGTTTACGACGGGGTTCCCGACTACACGGCGTCGCTCCGCCCCGGCGTCCTGCCGAACGAGACCTACAGCGGCGATTCGCTCTCTGCGATTGCGACGTACCACTTGATCGCCAACGCGACGGACGTCCAGAACAGCCAATACAACGGCTCCTACAACGAAGTCGAGTTCCCCGGCACGCTCGTTTACGACGGCGTCGTCTACGATCACATCGCGTTTCGCAATCGCGGGGTCGCCTCGACGTACGCGGTCGGCAAGAACAAGTGGAAGCTGGAGTTCAACCGCGGCCATTACTTGCAGGCCTACGACAACTACGGCGTTCCGTATAAGGAATTGTGGGACGAGATCAACGTCCTGCCGGGCACGAACCCCTGGTGGCGGAACGACGTCTCGACCGAAGGAACGGTGCTGTTCGAGCCCGTGGCGTTCAAGTTGTACGAGCTGGCCGGCGCCCCCTCGCCGAAGACGACCTATTTCAATTTCTTCGTGATCGACGCCGCGTCCGAGGCGGGGGCGAATCAGTACTCGGGCGACTTCTGGGGGCTGTACATCGGCATCGAGCAGCCGGACGGCAGTTTCCTGAACGAACGCGGGCTTCCCGACGGCAACATCTTCAACATGCACGGGTCGGTGTTCGGCTCAACGACTCAGCGGCATCAGGGGTCGGAGCTTCCGACCAATCGGTCCGATCTCGCCGCATTTCTGGCGGGGATCAACAGCACCTCGTCGCTGGCGTGGTGGGAGGAGAATCTCAACTGGGACTCCTACTTCGCCTGGAACCTGATCAACCATGTCGTCAACAACTCCGACATCCGTCCTAACGAGAACGTCAACTACTATCACAATCAGGTCGACGGCAAGTGGTACGTCATCCCTTGGGATCTCGACCTGACGTTCGAGGACGCGCCGCACCATAGCCAGCCGGTGACGACCCGCGAGAACATTCGCGTGCTGCTTAACACTTATCCGGCCGCTCGCCTTGCGTATGAGAATCGGCTTCGCGAGATCACCGACTTGCTCCTCGCCAATGGCGACGCCGCGAAGGTCGTGGAGGAAATTGCCGGCGTGTTGACGCTCCACTCGGGAGATCTGACGATCGTCAACGCCAACCAGGCGCAGTGGGACTACCACCCGCAGAAAATCAAGAAGGGAATCTGGTACAAGAACTTCAATCCGGCGCTGTTGACCAACGAGTCGTTCGCCGGGCTCGTGTCGTACATGCAGGATTTCGTCAGCCCCGGCGGGTACGGTTACAATCTGATGTCCTCCCAGGGGAGCGACGCCAATATCCCCGCGACGCCGACGATTTCGTACGTCGGCGCCGGGACGCACCCGGCCGACGGGCTCGTGTTTCAATCGTCCGCGTTCAGCGATCCGCAAGGCTCAGGCACGTTCGCGGCCATGCAGTGGCGGGTGGCCAAGGTCGACAACGCGGACACGGCGGGACATGTCGTCGGCACTCCCTACGCCTACGAGATCGAAGGGACTTGGGAATCAGGCACGCTCACGACGTTCGCCAATCAGATGGCCGTCCCCGCAGGGGTCGTGCAGACTGGCGTCACGTATCGCGCCCGGGTGCGGATGCAGGACGCCGACGGCCACTGGAGCCATTGGTCGAACGCAATCGAGTTCGTGGCCGGCGCAAACGAGTCTGCGCCGGCGCTGGCAATCACCGAGCTGCATTACAACCCCGCCCCCAATCCCCTGGTCGTCGACGCGCAAGATCTTGAGTTCGTCGAGGTGATGAATTACGGAACGACCACGATCGATCTCGAAGGGGTGCGGCTCGCTGCGTTTGCCTCGAACCCCTACGTGTTCGGCCCCGGGCTGAGTCTCGCTCCGGGACAGAGGATCGTCGTGCCGAAGAATCCGACCGCGTTTCAGGCGTACTACGGCACGAGCGTGTTCATCGCCGGCGGGGGGTACGGGTCGGCCAATCTCAGCAACGGCGGCGAAACGATCGAACTGGTTGCCGCCAACGGCGCACTGATCCAAAGCGTCACCTACGACGACGCTGCGCCGTGGCCGACGGCCCCCGACGGGAACGGGCCGTCGCTTGAGATCATCGACCCGCAGGGCAATCCCGACTCGCCGAGCAATTGGCGCGCGAGCGCGGCGCTCGGCGGTTCGCCGGGCTGGGACGGACTGCCGGGGCAACCGGGCGACTACAACCGCGACCACGCCGTCGACGGGAGCGATTTTCTCGCTTGGCAGCGCACGCTAGGAAGCCGCTCGCCGGCCCTGTTCGGCGCCGACGGAAGCGGCGACTCCGTGGTCGACGCGATCGATCTCGCCGTGTGGCAGGACAACTATGGAGCATCGGCGCCTCTAGCGACCGCCGCGGCGCTTGACCTTGATGGTTGGATCCTTGCCGACGAGCTGGATCAAGCCAGCGCGATCGGGGCGGTTTTGTCCGGAGATCCCGCTGAATTGCCGCCCGCCGGGCAGGAGTTGACCTGGCGCAGCGCTGAGTATCGCCGCGACGTCGATGCGGCGCTGTCCGCATGGCACGAGGATGAGCTGCGGCCGCGAAGAAGCCGGCTTGCGGAGCGAATCCGCTCGACTCCTCCAGCCTTGGACTTCGACACCGTCGGCGCCGACAAGCTTAGAGCGGGCCTGGCGTCGCCCTTCGCTCGCATCAGCGTACGACCAAGCTGA
- a CDS encoding alginate lyase family protein produces MFYIRSKQNGKKAARTGNGRSRGLVFEVLEDRRVMALPHAEGGFSQGLLHTEADFARMAQKIAEQADPWLSGYQALVNHGYAQPDANPRPLETVIRGGTGQNFNQMVIDIQRSYMLALRWKVTGNAVYADKAVEFLNAWQYTMTSLTGNADRFLAAGIYGYQWANVAEIMRTYDGWAPQDAQNFGNWLITHFYSLNKSFLYGVNGGQDHNGAAITNYWANWDLCNIASMLAIGVYTDRHDIYNEAIAYLYEGGGNGSIDRFVYHVHDGNLGQWQEAGRDQGHTTLGVSLAGPIMQMAWNQGLDLFSYDNNRLLAGSEYVAKYNAWQDVPFEQYSWGTGVNGTWQTHTSVSDFARGISRPGYELIYNHYANIKGIAAPWSEARVDAYSPEGYGGNGDEFGFGTLTYTLDPFPVANSKPSGLIAVNYDGTVKLNWWGALYANSHNVYRSTSADGPFELIAAGVADLMHYVDHGMAAGEYFYKVTGVVAGVETQASDVVRLSTAPELVARIEFNESNGTTAPDSSGNGVTGTLHNGASWTAGQSGNAVDLSGAGQYVSLPANVTEGLSDFTIATWVRLDSIATWTRIFDFGDSNGRYLFLTPQAGSGKVRFAIATNYSYNNDVIEGTTALPVNQWVHVAVTLSGTVGRLYVNGTAVGLNAQMYLNPFQVGGVSNNWIGRSQYPNDAYLDGRIDDFRIYNGALSAGAIFQMATGNPPPAVPATPAVLTATAVVGNQINLAWTGTSNPLQATYTVRRTVQDGGPYMTIATGVAGPQYIDTNVASNVVYYYVVTADNNGGSSPFSQQASAMALPPLPGAPGGLTASGSGSDKVKLTWTAGSNAATYDVKRALVDGGPYTTIASGVTATEFVDQGLVAGTTYYYVVSAANAAGTSTDSNQASAFPTHVRARWKLDESSGVSATDASGNGWTGTLFNGPTWTAARIENGVNLDGSNDYVSVPNGVVNGLTDFTISAWVSLDVSSTWMRVFDFGSGTNVNMFLTPKNGSGTVQFAITTSGGGNEQRILTGHVLQPGFWYHVAVTLSGGVGIVYVNGAEAGRNSSMTLTPSSLGATTQNYIGKSQYNDPYLDGRIDDFRIYNFALGATDVSQLYYVPLRLGDYDGDGLVAGGDFLAWQRQLGQSTLVYRDADGDGDGVVGAPDLDVWHRHYGVGSTPSVLAAPLIADEGLDEESDAIFDDELALEVVAASLSNETADDLASSPAENSVDAAFNAMWLRPRTLRESTLDDPLAVVRGAEAGYAASRPAVQPVESKRAGVENDDARLRPNRRIGVIAAASTKRGEDARALDLAWDRIGRGLGPAVEW; encoded by the coding sequence ATGTTCTACATTCGCAGCAAGCAAAACGGAAAGAAAGCGGCTCGCACTGGCAACGGCAGATCGCGGGGCTTGGTGTTCGAGGTTCTCGAAGACCGCCGGGTGATGGCCCTCCCCCATGCCGAAGGGGGCTTCAGCCAGGGGCTGCTCCACACCGAAGCGGACTTCGCCCGCATGGCGCAAAAGATCGCCGAGCAGGCCGACCCGTGGCTGTCGGGTTACCAGGCTCTCGTCAACCACGGTTACGCGCAGCCCGACGCGAATCCGCGCCCGCTGGAGACCGTCATCCGTGGCGGAACGGGGCAAAACTTCAACCAGATGGTGATCGACATCCAGCGGTCCTACATGCTCGCGCTGAGATGGAAGGTGACCGGGAACGCCGTCTACGCCGACAAAGCGGTCGAGTTCCTGAACGCTTGGCAATATACGATGACCAGCCTCACCGGCAACGCCGACCGATTCCTTGCCGCGGGCATCTACGGGTACCAATGGGCGAACGTCGCGGAGATCATGCGGACCTACGACGGCTGGGCCCCGCAAGACGCCCAGAATTTCGGCAACTGGCTGATCACCCACTTCTACTCGCTCAACAAGTCGTTCCTGTACGGCGTCAACGGCGGACAAGATCACAACGGCGCGGCGATCACCAACTATTGGGCCAACTGGGACTTGTGCAACATCGCGTCGATGCTCGCCATCGGCGTCTATACCGATCGACACGACATCTACAACGAGGCGATTGCGTATTTGTACGAGGGGGGCGGCAACGGCTCGATCGACCGGTTCGTCTATCACGTCCACGACGGCAACCTCGGCCAATGGCAGGAGGCGGGACGCGATCAGGGGCACACGACCCTGGGGGTCTCGCTCGCGGGTCCCATCATGCAGATGGCATGGAACCAGGGGCTTGACCTGTTCAGTTACGACAATAACCGACTCCTTGCCGGCTCCGAGTACGTGGCCAAGTACAACGCTTGGCAGGACGTTCCCTTCGAGCAGTACAGTTGGGGCACCGGCGTCAATGGAACTTGGCAGACTCATACGTCCGTTTCGGACTTCGCTCGGGGAATCTCCCGCCCCGGTTACGAACTGATCTACAATCACTACGCCAACATCAAGGGGATCGCCGCCCCGTGGAGCGAGGCGCGCGTCGACGCTTACTCCCCTGAGGGCTACGGCGGCAACGGCGACGAGTTCGGTTTCGGCACGCTCACCTACACGCTCGATCCCTTCCCCGTCGCGAACAGCAAGCCGAGCGGCCTGATCGCCGTCAATTACGACGGGACCGTCAAGCTCAACTGGTGGGGCGCTCTCTACGCCAACTCCCACAACGTCTACCGCTCCACGAGCGCCGACGGCCCGTTCGAGTTGATCGCGGCGGGCGTCGCCGATCTCATGCACTACGTCGACCACGGCATGGCGGCGGGCGAGTACTTTTACAAGGTGACGGGGGTCGTCGCCGGCGTCGAAACGCAGGCCTCGGACGTCGTCCGGCTCAGCACGGCTCCCGAACTGGTCGCCCGCATAGAGTTCAACGAATCCAACGGCACGACGGCGCCGGACTCCAGCGGGAACGGCGTGACAGGTACGCTCCACAACGGCGCTTCTTGGACCGCCGGCCAGAGCGGCAACGCCGTCGATCTCTCTGGAGCCGGCCAGTACGTCAGCCTTCCGGCGAACGTCACCGAGGGTCTGTCCGACTTCACGATCGCGACCTGGGTTAGGCTCGACAGCATTGCGACCTGGACGCGGATATTCGACTTCGGCGACTCGAACGGTCGGTACCTGTTTCTCACCCCGCAAGCCGGCAGCGGGAAGGTTCGCTTCGCCATTGCAACCAACTACAGCTACAACAATGACGTGATCGAAGGCACGACGGCTCTTCCCGTCAACCAGTGGGTTCACGTGGCGGTTACCCTCTCGGGCACGGTCGGTCGGCTGTATGTCAACGGGACCGCCGTCGGCCTCAACGCCCAGATGTACCTCAACCCGTTCCAGGTCGGCGGCGTGAGCAACAACTGGATCGGCCGCTCGCAGTACCCCAACGACGCCTATCTGGACGGCAGAATCGACGACTTCCGCATTTACAACGGCGCCCTGTCGGCTGGTGCGATCTTTCAGATGGCAACGGGCAATCCGCCTCCCGCAGTGCCGGCGACTCCCGCAGTCCTGACGGCGACCGCGGTCGTCGGCAATCAGATCAATCTCGCCTGGACCGGCACGTCGAATCCGCTGCAAGCTACGTACACCGTCCGCCGAACCGTGCAGGACGGCGGTCCTTACATGACGATCGCGACGGGCGTGGCGGGGCCGCAGTACATTGATACGAACGTGGCGTCCAATGTCGTCTACTACTACGTGGTGACGGCCGACAACAACGGAGGATCCAGTCCGTTCTCGCAGCAAGCGAGCGCGATGGCGCTTCCGCCGCTGCCTGGAGCGCCTGGCGGGTTGACGGCGAGCGGGTCCGGCAGCGACAAAGTCAAGCTGACTTGGACGGCCGGCTCGAACGCCGCGACCTACGACGTCAAGCGGGCTCTCGTCGACGGAGGACCCTACACGACGATTGCCAGCGGCGTCACGGCCACGGAGTTCGTCGATCAGGGGCTCGTCGCCGGGACGACTTACTATTACGTGGTGTCGGCGGCCAACGCGGCGGGGACCAGCACCGACTCGAACCAAGCGTCCGCGTTTCCGACCCACGTGCGGGCGCGCTGGAAACTCGACGAATCGTCCGGCGTCTCGGCGACTGACGCCAGCGGCAACGGCTGGACCGGCACGCTGTTCAACGGACCGACGTGGACCGCTGCGCGCATCGAGAACGGCGTCAACCTCGACGGCTCCAACGACTACGTCTCCGTACCGAACGGCGTCGTCAACGGACTGACCGATTTCACGATTTCCGCTTGGGTCTCGCTCGACGTCAGCAGTACCTGGATGCGCGTGTTCGATTTCGGCTCGGGGACCAACGTCAACATGTTCCTGACGCCGAAGAACGGCTCCGGGACCGTCCAGTTCGCGATCACCACGTCTGGCGGCGGCAACGAGCAGCGAATCCTCACGGGGCACGTCCTTCAGCCGGGATTCTGGTATCACGTGGCCGTCACGCTAAGCGGAGGCGTCGGAATCGTCTACGTCAACGGCGCTGAAGCGGGCCGCAACAGCTCGATGACGCTCACTCCGAGTTCGCTCGGCGCCACGACGCAGAACTACATCGGCAAGTCGCAGTACAACGATCCGTACCTCGACGGGCGAATCGACGACTTCCGGATCTACAACTTCGCGCTCGGCGCTACGGACGTTTCGCAGTTGTATTACGTTCCCCTTCGCCTGGGCGATTATGACGGCGACGGCCTCGTCGCCGGCGGCGACTTCCTCGCGTGGCAGCGGCAGCTTGGCCAGTCGACGCTGGTCTATCGCGACGCCGACGGCGACGGCGACGGCGTCGTCGGGGCGCCCGATCTTGACGTTTGGCACCGCCATTACGGGGTTGGCTCGACGCCAAGCGTTCTGGCGGCGCCGTTGATCGCCGACGAAGGCCTCGACGAGGAAAGCGACGCGATCTTCGACGACGAGCTCGCCCTGGAAGTCGTCGCCGCAAGTCTGTCGAACGAGACCGCGGATGACCTCGCTTCATCGCCGGCCGAGAACTCCGTCGACGCGGCGTTCAACGCTATGTGGCTTCGCCCGAGAACGCTCCGCGAATCGACGCTGGACGACCCGCTGGCGGTCGTCCGCGGCGCGGAAGCGGGGTACGCCGCATCCCGACCGGCCGTGCAGCCTGTCGAGTCAAAGCGGGCTGGCGTCGAGAACGACGACGCCCGACTGCGACCGAACCGTCGCATCGGCGTCATTGCCGCGGCGTCGACGAAGCGCGGCGAGGACGCTCGCGCGCTCGATCTTGCGTGGGATCGAATCGGTCGAGGACTCGGCCCCGCCGTCGAGTGGTAA